Proteins encoded in a region of the Homo sapiens chromosome 20, GRCh38.p14 Primary Assembly genome:
- the NOP56 gene encoding nucleolar protein 56, whose product MVLLHVLFEHAVGYALLALKEVEEISLLQPQVEESVLNLGKFHSIVRLVAFCPFASSQVALENANAVSEGVVHEDLRLLLETHLPSKKKKVLLGVGDPKIGAAIQEELGYNCQTGGVIAEILRGVRLHFHNLVKGLTDLSACKAQLGLGHSYSRAKVKFNVNRVDNMIIQSISLLDQLDKDINTFSMRVREWYGYHFPELVKIINDNATYCRLAQFIGNRRELNEDKLEKLEELTMDGAKAKAILDASRSSMGMDISAIDLINIESFSSRVVSLSEYRQSLHTYLRSKMSQVAPSLSALIGEAVGARLIAHAGSLTNLAKYPASTVQILGAEKALFRALKTRGNTPKYGLIFHSTFIGRAAAKNKGRISRYLANKCSIASRIDCFSEVPTSVFGEKLREQVEERLSFYETGEIPRKNLDVMKEAMVQAEEAAAEITRKLEKQEKKRLKKEKKRLAALALASSENSSSTPEECEEMSEKPKKKKKQKPQEVPQENGMEDPSISFSKPKKKKSFSKEELMSSDLEETAGSTSIPKRKKSTPKEETVNDPEEAGHRSGSKKKRKFSKEEPVSSGPEEAVGKSSSKKKKKFHKASQED is encoded by the exons ATG GTGCTGTTGCACGTGCTGTTTGAGCACGCGGTCGGCTACGCGCTGCTGGCGCTGAAGGAAGTGGAGGAGATCAGTCTGCTGCAGCCGCAG GTGGAGGAGTCTGTGCTCAACCTGGGCAAATTCCACAGCATCGTTCGTCTGGTGGCCTTTTGTCCCTTTGCCTCATCCCAGGTTGCCTTGGAAAATGCCAACGCCGTGTCTGAAG GGGTTGTTCATGAGGACCTCCGCCTGCTCTTGGAGACCCACCTGCCgtccaaaaagaagaaagtactCTTGGGAGTTGGGGATCCCAAGATTGGTGCCGCAATACAGGAGGAGTTAGGGTACAACTGCCAGACTGGAGGAGTCATAGCTGAGATCCTGCGAG GAGTTCGTCTGCACTTCCACAATCTGGTGAAGGGTCTGACCGATCTGTCAGCTTGTAAAGCACAGCTGGGGCTGGGACACAGCTATTCCCGTGCCAAAGTTAAGTTTAATGTGAACCGGGTGGACAATATGATCATCCAGTCCATTAGCCTCCTGGACCAGCTGGATAAGGACATCAATACCTTCTCTATGCGTGTCAG GGAGTGGTACGGGTATCACTTTCCGGAGCTGGTGAAGATCATCAACGACAATGCCACATACTGCCGTCTTGCCCAGTTTATTGGAAACCGAAGGGAACTGAATGAGGACAAGCTGGAGAAGCTGGAGGAGCTGACAATGGATGGGGCCAAGGCTAAGGCTATTCTGGATGCCTCACGGTCCTCCATGG GCATGGACATATCTGCCATTGACTTGATAAACATCGAGAGCTTCTCCAGTCGTGTGGTGTCTTTATCTGAATACCGCCAGAGCCTACACACTTACCTGCGCTCCAAGATGAGCCAAGTAGCCCCCAGCCTGTCAGCCCTAATTGGGGAAGCG GTAGGTGCACGTCTCATCGCACATGCTGGCAGCCTCACCAACCTGGCCAAGTATCCAGCATCCACAGTGCAGATCCTTGGGGCTGAAAAGGCCCTGTTCAG AGCCCTGAAGACAAGGGGTAACACTCCAAAATATGGACTCATTTTCCACTCCACCTTCATTGGCCGAGCAGCTGCCAAGAACAAAGGCCGCATCTCCCGATACCTGGCAAACAAATGCAGTATTGCCTCACGAATCGATTGCTTCTCTG AGGTGCCCACGAGTGTATTCGGGGAGAAGCTTCGAGAACAAGTTGAAGAGCGACTGTCCTTCTATGAGACTGGAGAGATACCACGAAAGAATCTGGATGTCATGAAGGAAGCAATGGTTCAG GCAGAGGAAGCGGCTGCTGAGATTACTAGGAAGCTGGAGAAACAGGAGAAGAAACgcttaaagaaggaaaagaaacggCTGGCTGCACTTGCCCTCGCGTCTTCAGAAAACAGCAGTAGTACTCCAGAGGAGTGTGAG GAGATGAGTGAAAaacccaaaaagaagaaaaagcaaaagcccCAGGAGGTTCCtcaggagaatggaatggaagaccCATCTATCTCTTTCTCCAAacccaagaaaaagaaatctttttccaAGGAGGAGTTGATGAGTAGCGATCTTGAAGAGACCGCTGGCAGCACCAGTATTCCCAAGAGGAAGAAGTCTACACCCAAGGAGGAAACAGTTAATGACCCTGAGGAGGCAGGCCACAGAAGTGGCtccaagaaaaagaggaaattctcCAAAGAGGAGCCGGTCAGCAGTGGGCCTGAAGAGGCGGTTGGCAAGAGCAGctccaagaagaagaaaaagttccATAAAGCATCCCAGGAAGATTAG